The Sphingomonas aliaeris genome segment GGCCCGACGGAGTTCGGAAGCGTAGTGGGTAGCGGGGCAGGCCACCGATGGAACGCCGCAATGGCCCCCATCGGTGGCCTCGCCATTACGCCGGTTGCGCGGCTTTGGAGCCGGGGGCAGCCTGCCGGACGCCTTCGTCGACATGGTCGGCGAACTGCGCGAAATTCTCTACGAACAGATCGACAAGCTTTGCCGCGGTCGCATCATATTCCGCCTTGTTCGCCCAGGTTTCACGCGGATCCAGGATGGCGCTATCGACGCCCGGGACGCTGACCGGCACCTTGAACCCGAAGTTCGGATCCGTGCGGAATTCGGCGTCGTTGAGCGACCCGTCGAGCGCGGCATTCAGCAAGGCGCGGGTGGCCTTGATTGGCATGCGGCTGCCGACGCCGTACTTCCCGCCGGTCCAACCGGTATTGACCAGCCAGCAATCGACACCGCCCTTGGCGATCCGGCTTTTCAGCAGATTGCCGTAGATCGATGGGTGACGCGGCATGAACGGCGCGCCGAAGCAGGTAGAAAAGGTCGCATCCGGTTCGGTCACGCCGATCTCCGTCCCCGCGACGCGCGCGGTATAGCCCGACAGGAAGTGGTACATCGCCTGGTCGGGCGTCAGTTTCGAGATCGGGGGCAGGATGCCGTAGGCGTCGGCCGTCAGCATGACGATGTTACGCGGCACCGGCCCCATATTGTCGTCGGACGCATTCGGAATGAAGTCGATCGGATAGGCACCCCGGCTGTTCTCCGCCAAACTGTTATCCTCGAGGTCGAGAGCGCGAGTGACCGGGTCCATCACGACGTTTTCCAGCACGGTGCCGAAGCGCTTCGTGGTGGCGAAGATCTCAGGTTCGGCGTCGGCGGACAGGCGGATCATCTTGGCGTAGCAACCGCCTTCAAAGTTGAAAACGGCGGTGTCGGACCAGCCATGTTCGTCGTCACCGATCAGCGTGCGACTGGCATCGGCGCTGAGCGTCGTCTTGCCCGTGCCCGACAGGCCGAAGAATACTGCAGTATCTCCGTTCGGGCCGATATTGGCGGAACAGTGCATCGGCATAACGCCATCGACCGGCAGCAGATAGTTGAGCAGGCCGAAGACGCTCTTTTTCATCTCGCCGGCATATTTCGTCCCGCCGATCAGTATCAGCTTTTCCGTGAAGTTGACTGCGATGACCGTCTCGCTGCGGCATCCGTGCTTCTCGGGGTCCGCGCGGAAGCTCGGCAGATCGATGATCGTATATTCGGCCTCGAAGCCGCGCAGTTCGGACTCCTTCGGGCGAACCAGCATCGTGCGGATGAACAGGTTGTGCCAGGCTAGTTCGGTGACGACACGGACACGAACGCGGTTCTCGGGCTGCGACCCGCCGAACAGGTCCTGTATGTACAGGTCCTCCTTATCCTTCAGCTCGGCCATGAAGTCGGCCTTCAGCGCGGCGAAATGCTCCGGGGTCATGCCCTTGTTGCTTTTGCCCCACCATACGACCGATTCGGTCTCGGCATCGCGCACAATGAACTTGTCTTGCGCGCTGCGGCCCGTGTGAGCGCCCGTTTCAACGACCAGCGGACCATCGGCGGACAGCTTCCCCTCGCCCTTTGCGACCGCAGTTTCGATCAATCGCGCCGTCACCAGGTTCCAGTGAAGATTTGCCCGGGTTTCAATGCCCTGGGATTCCAGTCCGGCAGTGGGAATGCGGTCGCTCAACGGAAGTCTCCTAAAATTTCGCCACGGTTATGTCCGTGTGCGTTTAAAGTCGTTGATCTGCGCTTATCGTCACGATCGCCCGCGTGTCCAGAACACATCGCCAAAGGTGCTAAGTGTTGAGCCGTCCGGGGGTTTGGACTAGTTGGGCCATCCCGAGTTTGCAGGACCAATTTGATGACGGCAACGATCGCGCTCGTCGACGACGATCGCAACATCCTGACCTCGGTATCCATAGGCCTGCAGGCCGAGGGGTTCGTCACGCGGGTTTATTCCGATGGCGAGACGGCGTTGAAAGCGCTGATCGAAAACCCGCCGGATCTCGCCATTTTCGATATCAAGATGCCGCGTATGGACGGGCTGGAACTGCTCCGTCGGCTGCGTGAGAAGCAGTCCACCCCAGTCATCTTCCTGACATCCAAGGATGACGAACTGGACGAAGCGCTTGGCCTCGCAATGGGCGCGGACGATTATATCGCCAAACCTTTCAGCCAGCGCCTGCTCGTCGCGCGCATCCGTGCGATCCTGCGTCGTACCGAACTGGCACAATCGGGGTCGGCCGGTGACGCGGAGGTTGCCGCGGGCGAACTCGCGCGCGGGCGTCTGGCGATGGACACGGCGCGACATCGGGTCACTTGGGGCGGCGTGAACGTCACGCTGACCGTCACCGAATTCCTGATCCTGGAAACGCTTGCGCAGCGCCCCGGCATCGTCAAGACGCGCAACCAGTTGATGGACGCTGCCTATCAGGACGACATCTATGTCGACGACCGCACGATCGATAGCCATATCAAGCGCGTGCGACGGAAGTTCAGGCAGATCGATCCGGAATTCGACGCGATCGAAACGCTGTACGGCGCGGGATATCGATTTTCCGAGGAATGACGCCCGCGACGATGAACGATGACAACGAACTGAGCCTGCGCTGGTCCGGGCGCGTTTCGCTGACGCCGCGCATTCTAGCGGTCAACATCTTCGCGCTGGCCCTTTTGGCAGGCGGTTTCTTCTATCTCGATTCCTATCGCAGCCGGATCCTCGACAGCCGGCTGGCGCAGGCTGGTCGCGAAGCGCGACTGATTGCCGAAGCGCTGCGGTCGGTCGAGCCGGAAAGCCGCGACGCGCTCATGCTCCGGCTCTCCAAGGATACGGGTGCGCGGTTGCGGCTATACGACCAGACGGGGAAGCTTTCCGTCGATACGAGAGCCCTCGGGCTTCGGAACATGGTGCTGCGATACCCCGACAAGCAGGGGCGCGGCAAAGCGGCCGCACGCTTCCTCGATGCGATGATCGATACCGTCGTCGGCGCACCGCGTCCTCCGTTGTACCGCGAACGCGCCGACGGGTTTTCGTGGCCGGACGTCCGGGCGGCAAGCAGCGGCAATGTGGTCTCCGCGACCGTCTGGCGGGCGCCGGATCGAACCCCCGTGCTGACGGCCGCCGCGCTCGTTGCCGGACACGGGATCGTCATGACGACCGCGAATGCGACCGATATCACGCAGACGGTACGCGTCGAGCGCTTCAGGCTGAGCGTCGTCCTGCTGATCGTATCCCTGGTCTCCATATTGTTGTCACTATTCCTTGCGCGAACGATCGTCCGCCCGCTGCGCCGGCTGGCCCGCGCGGCGGTTCGCGTACGATTGGGGCGCGCGCGCGAAGTGGTGGTGCCCCGCCTGCCCTCCCGCCGCGACGAGATCGGCATGCTGGCGCGCGCACTCTCCGACATGAGCCTGGGCTTGCGCGCCCGGATCGACGCGACCGAGGCTTTCGCGGCGGATGTCACGCACGAAATGAAGAACCCGCTGGCATCGCTGCGATCCGCAGTGGAGAGCCTGTCGCTGGTCAAGGATTCGACCCTGCAGGCGCAATTGTTGGCGATCGTTCGCGACGATGTGCATCGGCTCGATCGCCTGATCACCGACATATCCGAGGCATCGCGGCTGGACGGCCAGCTCAGTCGCGCGAAGTTCGAGCAGTTGAACATGGACGCGATGATCGCCGGACTACTGGCGCAACGCCAGGCGCGTGGCGTCGAGCGCGGTATCCGGTTGCGCTACGATCACAGCGACGGCGACCGGATGATCGTGATGGGCGAAGGCGCTCGATTGGAGCGTGTGTTCGAAAACCTGCTCGACAATGCCGTCTCCTTCTCGCCCGACGGCGGCGTGATCTCAATCGCCGCCGTCCGCGAAAACGATCTTTTGCGAATTACGGTCGAGGACGAAGGACCCGGCGTACCGGAGGATGCGCGCGAACAGGTGTTCAACCGCTTCCAGTCGCTGCGCCCCGCATCCGAGGAGTTCGGCAAGCATTCCGGTCTTGGTCTCGCGATCGCGAGGACCATCGTGGAAGCGCACCAGGGCGATATCACGATCGAGATCGCGCGAGGATCGGGTCAACGGCGCGCGGTTCGTCGTTCGTTTGCCGCTGGCGGATCGCCGGTGACCGACGTGCCGTTGCAAGAGGTCCTGCACGTATCGACGGTTGCCATCCGTGGCCACGCCGTGCTGATCGAGGGGCAATCGGGTTCCGGAAAATCCGATCTGGCGCTGCGGCTCATCGATCGCGGCGCTATACTGGTCAGCGATGATTACACGATCCTGACGCGGCAAGGCGCTGCGCTTGTCGCTCGTGCGCCCGATACGATCGCGGGCAAGATCGAAGTGCGCGGTTTGGGAATCCTGACGGTGCCGTTCATGGCCGATATTCCGGTTGGGATGATCGTGCGGCTGACGGATCGGATCGAACGTATGCCGATGGCCCCGTCCGTGCGTTCGATCGCCGGATGTGAGATACACGAAATCGCTATCGACCCACATCACCCCTCCGCCCCGATCAAGGTGGAACTGGCGCTTGCACAGGAATTGTTCTGATGGCCGAACCGAAGGATATCCTGCTGGTGACCGGCCTGTCCGGTGCCGGCAAATCCACCGTGTTGCGGACCCTGGAGGATCTGGGGTGGGAAGTGGTCGACAACCTCCCGCTTCTGCTGCTCGACCGGTTGCTGAGCGCAGCCCTGCCGGAAGGATCTGACGGTGACGATCAACCGCTCGCCATCGGTATCGGCGCCCGGACGCGAGACTTCGATCCCGATCGCATCGTGCAGCGGATCAAGACGCTGCGCGAGCAGCACGGGCACGATATCGGCACGTTGTTCCTCGATTGCTCGGGATCGGAACTCGAGCGGCGATATTCCGAGACACGGCGGCGGCATCCGCTCGCCCTGGATCGACCGGCAAGCGACGGGATCGCGCGCGAACGCGAATTGCTGGCGCCGTTGCGCGGATGGGCCAATCGGTTGATCGACACGACCGATCTCACCGCGAACCAGTTGGCGCAACAGGTCCGCGAGACGTTTTCCGGCGAGCGGCTGGGATCGCCGACCCTGTCGATCACCTCGTTCGGCTTTGCGCGCGGCCTGCCCCGGAACGCCGATCTGGTGTTCGACATGCGCTTCCTGCGTAATCCGCACTGGGTTGCCGACCTGCGCCCCGGAACCGGGCTGGATGCCGATGTCAGTGCCTATATCGAGGAGGATACCGCCTATCCTGCCGCGATGGAGCAGATCGAGTCGCTCCTGCTGCTGTTGCTCCCGCGCTACAAAGCGGAGGGAAAATCTTACGTCACGATCGCATTCGGATGTACCGGAGGGAGACACCGGTCGGTTCACGTCGCCGAACGGGTCGCGCGGCGGTTGCGCGACGCGGCATTTTCCCCCACGGTTGCACATCGTGATCTGGCCGCCGCGCCCCAGGATAGTCTGGAGGGCGCACCGGCAGACAGCACTGGCAGTGGAACGAAGTTGGAATGATCGGCCTGGTTCTGGTGACGCATGGACGCCTTGCCGAGGAGTTCGTGACCGCGATGGAGCATGTCGTGGGCAAGCAGGAGCGGATCGCGACGATCGCGATCGGCCCCGAAGACGACATGGAAGCGCGCCGCAAGGATATCGCCGACGCGATCCACGACGTGGATTCGGGGCAAGGCGTGATCCTGCTGACCGACCTGTTCGGCGGCACCCCGTCGAATCTCGCGATCTCGCTGATGGAAAAGGGCAGGTTCGAGGTGATCGCGGGAATCAACCTGCCGATGCTGATCCGGCTCGGTTCGGCACGCTCCAAGATGAAGGTCGTGGACGCGGTCGCCGCAGCGCGCGAGGCGGGGCGGAAATACATCACCGTCGCGTCCGAAGTGCTCGGCGAGGCGGCCGCCTGATGGCCATTCAGCGCACTGTCCTGATCACTAACAAGCGCGGACTTCACGCCCGTGCGAGCGCGAAGTTCGTCACGCTCGCATCGACCCAGCCGACCGAAGTGACGGTCGAGAAGGACGGCGCGGGATCGGTGACCGGCACGTCGATCATGGGCCTGATGATGCTCGGCGCGGCGATGGGGGACTCGATCGTCATCTCCGCCGACGGAGACGGCGCGGAAGCAGCGGTCGGCGCGCTGTGCGAACTGGTCGAGGCGAAGTTCGGGGAAGATTGATCGGGCGGCGAGCCACAGGCGGCTCGACTTCGGACGACGCCAGCCGATAAGGGGGCAATCCGCCCCACAGCAATCGGCCCGACCATGCCCCGCGAAATCACCGCTTATTCCAACCCGCTGATCAAGCGCATCCGATCGCTGCGCGAGAAGAAACACCGTCGCGAGGAAGGGCTGTTCCTGGCCGAAGGGCTGCGCATCCTGACCGAGGCGCGCGAGAACGGGCGCATTCCCGAATATCTGTTCTATTCGCGTGAAGGCGCCGGGCATCCGTTGGTCCGCACGTTGATCTTCGATGTCGAGGATAGCGGTGGGCAGGCGATCGAGACGGTGCCGGATATCCTGTCCAAACTGTCGGGCAAGGACAATCCGCAGGCGGTGGTCGGCGTGTTCGCGGAGTTTGCCGGGGCGCTGGGCGTGCTGGACCGAACGTCCGCCGACATCTGGCTGGTGGCGGAACGGCTGCGCGATCCGGGTAATCTGGGCACGATCCTGCGCACGGGTGACGCGGTCGGCGCGGGTGGGCTGATCCTGATCGGTGAATGCGTCGATCCGTTCTCGGTCGAGGCGGTGCGGGCGAGCATGGGGGCGTTGTTCACGGTGCCGGTCGTCATGGCCGAGTGGAGCGAGTTCCTGCCGTGGCTGCGGTCCGGTCCGGGCCAGCTGGTCGGGCTGAGCCTCGACACCGAGAACGACTATCGCGCCGCCAAATACGATGCCCCGACATTTCTGCTGACGGGGAACGAGGCGCAGGGGATGCCCGCCGAGATGGCCGCGGAATGCGATCTGCTGGTCAAGATCCCGATGCTGGGCAAGGCGGACAGCCTGAATGCCGCGGTGGCGACGGCAGTGATGGCGTATGAGGTGCTGGCCCAGCGCCGGGGGTGACGGGCTCGTCAGGCATCCAGCATCATCGATACGAATTCGTGCGGCGATCGCATGAATTCCCTCGTGATCTGAAAGTGTTCGGTATCTTCCAGCGCGACCTGTTCGAGGCCGTGAGGGCGCATCCTGAGCAGCACCGCGCCCGGCATCGCCATCAGGATGGGCGAATGCGTGGCGATGATGACCTGGCTGCGATCCTGCGCCCGGATACGCGATAACATGCGGAGGAAATCGAACTGTCGATTTGGCGACAGCGCGGATTCAGGTTCGTCGAAAATGAATATGCCCGGTCTCTCGCAGCGCTCCTCGAAGAACCGCATGAATCCTTCGCCGTGCGAGTGCGACAGGAAATTGGCGCAATCGCTTTGCATCTCATCCAGATACCGCGCCACCGAGAAGAAGCTTTCCGCCCGGAAGAACCAGCCTTGCGCGATCCGGGGGAGCCAGCTCGCCTTCAACGCGTTCGCCAGCACCCCGCCGCCGGTCTCCACGGCACGCGAATGGTCCACGGCGCGGTAGCCCGGTCCACCGCCGCCTTCGTCGAATCCGGCCAATACCGCCAGTCCCTCCAACAGGGTCGATTTCCCGATACCATTCTCGCCGACGATGATCGTGATCGGCGCTTCGAACTTCAGCTCGAAATAGCCGTCCCGGAACATGGGCAGGCAAAAGGGATATTGCGACGCGTCGAAGTCCGGACCGGCCTCCAGCCAGACCCGCTTGAGGTATGGTGGCGAGAGACGCAGCCGACGCGGGCGGGCCATCCGGGCTACGCCGTTGCCGGCTCGGCGTCGCTCTTGCCGCCAGCCTCCGGACGGTCATCCGACAAGGCGGGCGCATCGCCGTAGCGGGCGAGTGCCTCGACCGGCTGCATCGTCTCGATCTCCCGCGCGCCGGGTTCTATGTTGAGGTCCTTCAGCTTGCGCGCGGTGACGAGCGTGCGGCTTTCGAAGCTGGAGACGAAGGCGTTGTAATTGTTGACCGCGCTGGTCAGCCCACCGCCGACCTTGCGCAGATCGCCCGCCGCCTTCGCCAAGCGGTCGTACAATTCCTTGCCCAGTTCGCCGATCTGCCGCGCTTCCTTCGCGAGCCGTTCCTGACGCCAGACGGCCGAGACGGTGCGCGCGATCGCGATGAGATTGGTCGGGGTCGCCAGCAGGACTCGCTTTTCGAACGCGAAGTCCCACAGGCCGGGTTCCTGCTCCAATGCCGCCGACAGGAAATGTTCGCCGGGGACGAACATGATGACGTAATCCGGCGCATCGGCGAACTGGCTCCAATACGCCTTGTTGCCCAAGCCATTGATATGCGCCTTCATTGATGCGGCGTGCAGCGTCAGGCCCTTGGCGCGTTCCGCTTCGTCGACCGCGCCGAACGCGTCCTGATAGGCGTTGAGCGACACCTTGGCGTCGATCACGAGGCTGCGGCCGCCCGGCACTGTGACGATCGCGTCGGGCCGTAGCCGCCCGCCCTCGTCCCCGCCCGAGACGCTGACCTCGGTCTGGAAATCCGTATGTTCGGACAGGCCGCAGCTTTCGAGCACGTTCTTCAACTGCTGCTCGCCCCAACGTCCGCGCGATTTCGGGGCGTTGCGCAGCGAGTTGACCAGCTTGGCCGCCTCGCTCGAAACCTTTTCCTGGCCGATCCGCATCTGTTCGATCTGGCCCTTCAATTCGCTGAAGGCGCCCTTGCGCTCGTTCTCGACCTTCGAGACCGCTTCCTCATATTTCAGCAAGCGATCGCTGACCGGCTGGAGCATCGATTTCAAATTCTGCCCGGCGGTTTCCTCGGACTGTTTGAAGCGTTCGTCCGCGCGTTTCAGGAAATTGGTCTGCGCGTCGGTCAGGATCTTGCCGGCGAGCTCGCTGAACTGCGACGTCATCATGTCCTTCGCCTCGCGCAATTCGATCATCCGCGCATTGTGAACGTCGCGCTGTTCGATCATCCGCGCCTCGAACGCCTCGGCCTGCGCCGTCAGCGTCGCGAGCCGCGTGCGTGCCATGTCGCGTTCCTCGCGGATCGCCTCCAGTTCCTCGCGCAGATCGGCGACGCCCCGCGCGCGTTCCTCCGCCGAAGCGAGATCGACGATCGCACGTTTCAGTTCGTCCGTCCGCGCATCCCGCTCCGCTCGAGCATGGACGATATTGCGGTTTCCGAACAGCCAGCCGACCGCCAGACCGAGGATCAGCGCGATGATCGCGGCGAGCAAAATCTCCATCACTTCGACTCGAACAAATTGACGAAGTTGACACTACGGTCGGCTCTTTGGCCCCCCGCCTGATGGAAAAAACGATGAAGGGCGGAGCGGAAAAGGACATGGCAGTGCATGCCGGGAACATAGAACGAACGTCACGAGTAGGACAGCGATAATTCACCGCTTCGGCTTGCGGTCGCGTCCGTCGGGCTTACGGATGGCGCCATGCAGTCAGACATCGAAATATCACGCGCCGCCACGTTGCGGCCGATCGGCCAAATCGCGGCGGCGCTCAGCATCCCCGATGCAGCGGTCGAGCCGTACGGGCATTTCAAGGCGAAGATCGATCTGTCGCGCGTGCCGGCGACCGGCAAGCAGGGCAAGCTGATCCTGGTCACCGCGATCAACCCGACCCCCGCCGGCGAAGGCAAGTCGACCACGTCGGTCGGGCTGTCCGACGCGCTGAACCGGATCGGACGGCAGACCGTGCTGTGCCTGCGCGAGCCCTCGCTCGGCCCATGTTTCGGGACGAAGGGCGGCGCGGCGGGCGGCGGATATGCGCAGGTCGCGCCGATGGAAGACATCAACCTGCACTTCACCGGCGATTTCCACGCGACCACATCGGCGCACAACCTGCTTGCGGCGATGATCGACAATCACGTCCATTGGGGCAATGCGCTGGACATCGACGTACGGCGGATCGTGTGGCGGCGCGTGCTCGACATGAACGACCGCGCGCTGCGGGACATCGCTCAGTCGCTGGGCGGCCCGGCGAACGGCTATCCGCGCGAGAGCGGGTTCGACATCACCGTCGCGTCGGAAGTGATGGCGATCCTGTGCCTGGCCACCGACCTGCACGATCTGGAGGCACGGCTGGGCCGGATCGTCGTCGCCTATACGCGGGACCGCCGCCCGGTCACCGCACGCGACCTGAAGGCGGATGGAGCGATGGCGGTGCTGCTGGCGCAGGCGATCAAGCCGAACCTCGTACAGACATTGGAGGGCAATCCGGCGTTCGTGCATGGCGGGCCGTTCGCCAATATCGCGCATGGCTGCAATTCGGTGATCGCGACGCGCACCGCGCTGGCGCTGGGCGACTATGTCGTGACCGAAGCGGGGTTCGGGGCGGATCTGGGCGCGGAGAAGTTTTTCGACATCAAATGCCGCCAGTCGGGCTTGAAGCCGTCCGCGGCGGTGATCGTCGCGACGGTTCGCGCACTGAAGATGAATGGCGGAGTGGCCAAGGCCGATTTGGGCGCGGAGGATGTGGCGGCGGTGCGGCGCGGTGGCGTCAACCTGGCGCGGCATATCGAGAATGTGCGGATGTTCGGCGTGCCGGTCATCGTTGCGATCAACCGTTTCGACGGCGATAGCGCGGCCGAAATTGCCGCCATTGGCGAGATTGCGATGGCCCTTGGCTCCGAAGCGGTGTTGTGCACGCACTGGGCGGACGGTGGCGCGGGTGCCGTCGCGCTGGCGGAGAAGGTGGCCGACTTGTGCGACCACGCGACGCCGCAATTCGCGCCGATCTATGATGACGGCCTGTCGCTGTTCGAGAAGATCAACACGGTCGCGACGCGCATCTATCGCGCGGAGGAAGCGATCGCCGATCCGGGCGTGCATGCGCAACTAAAGCGGTGGGAGGATGCGGGTTATGGCGCCCTGCCCGTCTGCATGGCGAAGACGCAGTACAGCTTTTCGACCGATCCGGCGAAGCTGGGCGCGCCGACCGGGCATGTCGTGCCGGTGCGCGAGGTGCGGCTGTCCGCTGGCGCCGGCTTCGTCGTCGCGATCTGCGGCGAGATCATGACGATGCCCGGATTGCCACGCGTACCCGCGGCGGAGGCGATCCGGTTCGGAGCGGACGGTGAGATCGAAGGGCTGTTCTAACGGGTCGAAGCGCGAGCCGCCCCGGGCCGATCAGCCCTGCGGCTCGGCCCGGCTGTGACGGTTGCGCCATTTGTGCGCGATCCACAGCCGCCATCCGAATGCGGTCAGCGCATAGCCAAGGACGGAGAACACCACCGTCACCACGATCAGGCCGACGATCGTGGCGGGCAATGCGCCGGCCCACAGCCAGTGCAGCCAGTCGGTATTCGCCTCGACCGTCTTCGCGATCGGGTCGCCCGGCACCGCCTGATCGACGCGCAGCACGGTCTTGCCGATCCAGTAGGCGGCGACCCACAAAGGCGGCGTCGTCAGCGGATTGGTGATGAAGGTCGTCGCCGCGGCGGTCGGGATGTTGGCGCGGAACGGTAGCGCGAAGATCGCCGACAGCACGATCTGCGCGACCGGGAACAGGATGCCGGTCACCATGCCCAGCGCCACGCCGCGTGGAACGGAACGGCGGGTGAAGCGCCACAATTCGGGCGCCAGTACGCGGTGTGCGACCGGCTTCAGATAGCGATTGCCCTCCAGGCTTTCGCGCGTCGGCATCGATCGACGCCACCAGGCGGCCAGACGCGTGGACAGTTTCGGTTGGACCGCGACCTTGGGCGTTTCACCCGCGATCACGCATGATCCTCCCCTGCTCGCGTTTCCAGTCGCGTTCCTTGATCGTATCGCGCTTGTCGTGCGCCTTCTTGCCCTTGGCGAGCGCGAGTTCGACCTTCGCCTTGCCCGACGGGTTGAAGTAGATCGACAGCGGCACCAGCGTCATGCCGTCGCGTGCGACCGCGCCGTGCATCTTCTTGATCTCGCGTTCGTGCAGCAGCAGTTTGCGCGGGCGCTTCGGTTCGTGGTTGAAGCGGTTGCCGTGGCTGAATTCGGGAATGTTCGAATTGATCAGGACGACCTGGCCGTCCGCGACCTCGGCATAGCTTTCGACGATCGAACCCTGGCCGAAGCGAAGGCTCTTCACTTCGGTGCCCATCAAGGCGATCCCCGCCTCGAACACCTGCTCGATAAAGTAATCGAACTTCGCGCGCCGGTTCTCGGCGACGACCTTGGTCTTTTCGAATGTAGCGGGTTTGGGTCTGGCCATAGAGAGCCGCGATGTAGGCGCGCCCGTGAAGGAAGGGAAGCGGGCATCCGAGATATCGTGTCGGTCCGTGACGTTACCGGGGGCGAGACGATTTCGGGTGCGCGCCGTGCTGATTGGTCCGGGCTCGGAGGACCCGTCACCCCGGGCTCATCCGGGGGTGACGGGGCTTCCGAAGGGGACTTCAATCACCGGTAAGAGGCCGAACTTCAAAACGAATTCCAGTCGTCGTCGCTGCGGACCAGCGCCGGGATGGCGGCGGCGGGAAGCGGCTTGATCGGCGAGGTATACGCCCCGGGGGTGACATAGTCCGGTTTGCTGCGGGCGGAGACAGGGCCAGCGCCCTGGCCGATCGTGAACCGCCCCGCCTGTTCCGCGAGATGACCGACCTCCGTCGCCAGATTGCGCGCCGCGGCCGACGTTTCCTCGACCATCGCCGCATTCTGCTGCGTCGACTGGTCCATCGTTCCGATCGCCGACGAGATCTGGGTGATCGCCGCCGACTGCGCCTGATTGTCCGTCGCCATCGTGGCGAGCAGTTCGTGCACTTGCGAAACATCGCCCGAAATGTCGGACAGTGCGCCGTCCACCTTCGTCACCGCCAGCACGGCGGTGCCGATATCGGTCTGCGTCACGGTCAACTGATCGCGCGCGCGCTTGGCCTCCTCCTCGGCGCGCATGGCGAGTGCGGAGACCAGATCGGCCACCACCGCGAAGCCGCGACCGGCGTCACCCGCCCGCCCCGCCTCGACCGCGGCGTTCATCGCCAGCACGCGCGTCTGGAACGCGATCTTGTCGAGGCCTTCGATGACGGAATCGATTCCCTTGGCGCTTTCGGACACCCGGCCCATCGCCTGCACCGCTTCCTCCGCCACGACCCGGCCGCCGTCGACCGTCGCGATCGCCTGGTCCGCGCGTTCCACGGTGCGGGCCGCCGCGTCCGCCGACGTGCGCAGGCGAGTGTCCATCTGGGTCACCGCGGCGGCGGTTTCCTCCAGGCCCGCGGCGTTGCTCTCCGTCCGTCGGGCCAGATCCTCCGATGCCTGTGCGATCTCCCCGGATCCCGTGCGGATCGCCCGCGCGCTTTCCGACACCGCACCGATCAGGTCGCGCAGTTTGACCAGCGCTTCATTGAAATTGCTTTTCAGACCAACATATTCCGGCGGGAACTCGCTTACGATCGCTGCGGTAAGGTCGCCCTTCGACAGATCGGACAGATGCTCCGAGACTGTCTCGACGACCAGCTTCTGGTCGTTA includes the following:
- a CDS encoding PTS sugar transporter subunit IIA, with the translated sequence MIGLVLVTHGRLAEEFVTAMEHVVGKQERIATIAIGPEDDMEARRKDIADAIHDVDSGQGVILLTDLFGGTPSNLAISLMEKGRFEVIAGINLPMLIRLGSARSKMKVVDAVAAAREAGRKYITVASEVLGEAAA
- a CDS encoding response regulator transcription factor, yielding MTATIALVDDDRNILTSVSIGLQAEGFVTRVYSDGETALKALIENPPDLAIFDIKMPRMDGLELLRRLREKQSTPVIFLTSKDDELDEALGLAMGADDYIAKPFSQRLLVARIRAILRRTELAQSGSAGDAEVAAGELARGRLAMDTARHRVTWGGVNVTLTVTEFLILETLAQRPGIVKTRNQLMDAAYQDDIYVDDRTIDSHIKRVRRKFRQIDPEFDAIETLYGAGYRFSEE
- a CDS encoding HPr family phosphocarrier protein, with product MAIQRTVLITNKRGLHARASAKFVTLASTQPTEVTVEKDGAGSVTGTSIMGLMMLGAAMGDSIVISADGDGAEAAVGALCELVEAKFGED
- a CDS encoding TrmH family RNA methyltransferase — encoded protein: MPREITAYSNPLIKRIRSLREKKHRREEGLFLAEGLRILTEARENGRIPEYLFYSREGAGHPLVRTLIFDVEDSGGQAIETVPDILSKLSGKDNPQAVVGVFAEFAGALGVLDRTSADIWLVAERLRDPGNLGTILRTGDAVGAGGLILIGECVDPFSVEAVRASMGALFTVPVVMAEWSEFLPWLRSGPGQLVGLSLDTENDYRAAKYDAPTFLLTGNEAQGMPAEMAAECDLLVKIPMLGKADSLNAAVATAVMAYEVLAQRRG
- a CDS encoding AAA family ATPase; the protein is MARPRRLRLSPPYLKRVWLEAGPDFDASQYPFCLPMFRDGYFELKFEAPITIIVGENGIGKSTLLEGLAVLAGFDEGGGGPGYRAVDHSRAVETGGGVLANALKASWLPRIAQGWFFRAESFFSVARYLDEMQSDCANFLSHSHGEGFMRFFEERCERPGIFIFDEPESALSPNRQFDFLRMLSRIRAQDRSQVIIATHSPILMAMPGAVLLRMRPHGLEQVALEDTEHFQITREFMRSPHEFVSMMLDA
- the rapZ gene encoding RNase adapter RapZ, whose amino-acid sequence is MAEPKDILLVTGLSGAGKSTVLRTLEDLGWEVVDNLPLLLLDRLLSAALPEGSDGDDQPLAIGIGARTRDFDPDRIVQRIKTLREQHGHDIGTLFLDCSGSELERRYSETRRRHPLALDRPASDGIARERELLAPLRGWANRLIDTTDLTANQLAQQVRETFSGERLGSPTLSITSFGFARGLPRNADLVFDMRFLRNPHWVADLRPGTGLDADVSAYIEEDTAYPAAMEQIESLLLLLLPRYKAEGKSYVTIAFGCTGGRHRSVHVAERVARRLRDAAFSPTVAHRDLAAAPQDSLEGAPADSTGSGTKLE
- a CDS encoding phosphoenolpyruvate carboxykinase codes for the protein MSDRIPTAGLESQGIETRANLHWNLVTARLIETAVAKGEGKLSADGPLVVETGAHTGRSAQDKFIVRDAETESVVWWGKSNKGMTPEHFAALKADFMAELKDKEDLYIQDLFGGSQPENRVRVRVVTELAWHNLFIRTMLVRPKESELRGFEAEYTIIDLPSFRADPEKHGCRSETVIAVNFTEKLILIGGTKYAGEMKKSVFGLLNYLLPVDGVMPMHCSANIGPNGDTAVFFGLSGTGKTTLSADASRTLIGDDEHGWSDTAVFNFEGGCYAKMIRLSADAEPEIFATTKRFGTVLENVVMDPVTRALDLEDNSLAENSRGAYPIDFIPNASDDNMGPVPRNIVMLTADAYGILPPISKLTPDQAMYHFLSGYTARVAGTEIGVTEPDATFSTCFGAPFMPRHPSIYGNLLKSRIAKGGVDCWLVNTGWTGGKYGVGSRMPIKATRALLNAALDGSLNDAEFRTDPNFGFKVPVSVPGVDSAILDPRETWANKAEYDATAAKLVDLFVENFAQFADHVDEGVRQAAPGSKAAQPA